ATCCCTCTGCACCAATTGAGATCGCTGGTGCCGGCCCTGCCGGATTAGCCGCCGCCATTACATTGGCGACTGCGGGTCGTCGGGTTATTGTGCATGAAGCACACCAAGAAGTCGGTCAACGTTTTGATGGAGACTTCCAGGGCATTGAAAACTGGACGACCGAGGAAGATGCCTTAGCAACATTGAGTACAGCAGGATTAACCACTGCATTTACCGCCAAACCTTACTGCCAGGGCAGCGCCTTTGATGCCAGCGGCAAGCGCTATGAGATCAAGACCAATGAACCGCTGTTCTATCTGGTAGAACGGGGTCCCGGTCCTGACACGTTGGATAGCGCCCTGCTCCAACAGGCTCAAGAACTTGGTGTAGAGGTTCGTTTTAATAGTCGGCTACAACATATTGCCGGTGCCGGCATCCTGGCCTCGGGGCCACATGCAGCGGATGCCATTGCCGTCGGCTATCACTTCGATACTGATATAGAGGATGGCTTTTGGGTTATTTGTGACGACAACCTGGCACCCCAGGGCTATGCCTATCTACTCATAATGGGCGGTAAAGGTACCGTCAAGAGCTGTATGTTTAGCGATTTCAAACAAGAAAAGATTTACGTCCAGCGGACAATAGAAGCCTTTCAAAAGCTGACAGGACTAGATATGCACAACCCTCGACCTCACGGTGGTAGTGGCAACTTTGTCATCCCGGATAGCGCCTATGGTGGCATACACCCCATAGTCGGTGAACAAGCGGGGTTCCAGGATACCTTATGGGGCTTTGGTATGCGTCTGGCAATCTCATCCGGGGTTCTTGCCGCACAAAGCCTGTTAAATCATGAGAACTACGACAGGCTATGGCAGCAACAACTAAAACCCCAAATGGAGACTTCAATCGTAAATCGGGCCATGTTCAGCCTGTTGGGTAATCGCGGCTATCGCTGGTTTCTGCGTAACCAGGCATCCAACCCTGACCTGCGGACATCACTGCGTCATCAATACCGGGGGTCATTCTTCAAGCGACTATTACTGCCTCTGGCAAGGCTTCGTTATCAGAGTCAACGCAAGAATGTCAGCTGCAACCATGTTGACTGCCAATGCGTCTGGTGTCGTAGCCAACGCTGTAGTCATGGCTGATACGGAAACCATCCAGCTTTATACCGAAGGGGATCGCTTATTCGATGCCATGCTGGCAGCCATTGAAAACGCACAAAAACAGGTGTGGCTAGAGACCTATATCTTTGCCGATGACGAGGTAGGCCGCCGCTTTGCCCACGCCTTATCTGAACGAGCCAAAGCCGGGGTGCAGGTTCGTCTACTGGTCGATGCAGTAGGGTCACTATTTCAGTTTTATCGTTCACTCGGTTCCGATCTCGAACAAGCGGGGGTACAAGTTCATCACTTCCATCGCTGGTACTGGCGCAAGCCCCTGCGTTATAACCGTCGGGATCATCGTAAGTTACTGGTCGTCGATGGCTGTCA
This window of the Gammaproteobacteria bacterium genome carries:
- a CDS encoding FAD-binding protein, translating into MDHNEDTIDPSAPIEIAGAGPAGLAAAITLATAGRRVIVHEAHQEVGQRFDGDFQGIENWTTEEDALATLSTAGLTTAFTAKPYCQGSAFDASGKRYEIKTNEPLFYLVERGPGPDTLDSALLQQAQELGVEVRFNSRLQHIAGAGILASGPHAADAIAVGYHFDTDIEDGFWVICDDNLAPQGYAYLLIMGGKGTVKSCMFSDFKQEKIYVQRTIEAFQKLTGLDMHNPRPHGGSGNFVIPDSAYGGIHPIVGEQAGFQDTLWGFGMRLAISSGVLAAQSLLNHENYDRLWQQQLKPQMETSIVNRAMFSLLGNRGYRWFLRNQASNPDLRTSLRHQYRGSFFKRLLLPLARLRYQSQRKNVSCNHVDCQCVWCRSQRCSHG